One window of the Staphylococcus equorum genome contains the following:
- a CDS encoding ABC transporter ATP-binding protein has translation MKVFWKLGWFFKQQKKSYIVGLFTLLLIALIEIVPPQIIGKTIDQMTTNKLTPKLLTIYLIILTIVAILTYVLRYVWRLSIFGTSQKLGQTLRTYLYEKYTAMSAIFFQNRRTGDLMAHATNDIRAVQNAAGAGILMIADSLISGGTVVITMATTVSWQLTLIALIPLPFMVLLTSYYGSLLSKGFKKAQAAFSKLNDKTQESVAGIKVTKTFGYESSDQADFKALSDDVVAKNLKVSKIDALFDPTITLVIGTSYFLAIAFGAQMVFQNEITLGQLITFTTYLGMLVWPLLALGLFFNIVQRAKASYERIDEIENLPNDIETTYKIDGPPTGNIIFNIEQFNFTGNDEQGLYDMHFSVKQGSTLGIVGRTGSGKSALIRLLLREFDTKRPQDITYGGHPIRDYNVKHLRAQFGYVPQEHFLFSTTIRNNIAFSNEEIDDDSIYEASRLSHIHDDIMAFPNSYHTVVGERGVSLSGGQKQRVSIARALLVDPEVLILDDSLSAVDAQTEEAILANLESVRNGKTNIITAHRMSAVKHADFIIVLDEGTIVESGTHNSLIEKKGWYYETYQAQALQDKLSRNLDHLTKGGDEND, from the coding sequence TTGAAAGTATTTTGGAAATTAGGATGGTTTTTTAAACAACAAAAAAAGAGTTATATTGTTGGTTTATTTACGTTGCTATTAATCGCATTAATTGAAATCGTACCACCTCAAATCATAGGTAAGACAATAGACCAAATGACGACAAATAAGCTAACACCCAAATTATTAACAATCTACCTTATTATCCTAACTATTGTAGCGATATTAACGTATGTTTTAAGATATGTATGGAGATTATCCATTTTTGGAACGAGTCAAAAGCTAGGGCAGACTTTGAGAACCTATTTGTATGAAAAATACACGGCTATGAGCGCGATATTTTTCCAAAACAGACGTACAGGCGATTTAATGGCGCATGCAACTAACGATATAAGAGCAGTACAAAATGCTGCAGGTGCGGGTATTCTAATGATTGCTGATTCGTTAATTAGTGGAGGTACCGTTGTAATTACTATGGCTACGACGGTAAGTTGGCAACTAACATTAATTGCGCTTATTCCCTTACCTTTTATGGTGTTATTAACGAGTTACTATGGATCACTTTTAAGCAAAGGATTTAAAAAAGCACAAGCTGCGTTTAGTAAATTGAATGATAAAACGCAGGAAAGTGTTGCAGGTATTAAAGTGACTAAAACATTTGGTTATGAATCAAGTGACCAAGCAGATTTTAAAGCACTCAGTGATGATGTTGTAGCTAAAAATTTAAAAGTATCGAAAATAGATGCTTTATTTGATCCTACGATAACTTTGGTAATTGGTACTAGCTATTTTTTAGCGATTGCATTTGGTGCACAAATGGTATTTCAAAATGAGATTACGCTAGGACAACTTATTACTTTTACTACATATTTAGGCATGCTCGTATGGCCATTATTAGCGCTAGGTTTATTTTTTAATATTGTGCAGAGAGCCAAAGCGTCTTATGAGCGTATTGATGAAATTGAAAACTTACCGAACGATATAGAAACCACTTATAAAATCGATGGTCCTCCAACGGGTAACATTATATTTAATATAGAACAGTTTAATTTCACGGGTAATGATGAACAAGGACTATATGATATGCATTTTTCAGTTAAGCAGGGATCGACACTTGGAATTGTAGGACGTACAGGTTCTGGGAAAAGTGCATTAATACGTTTGCTATTGAGAGAATTTGATACTAAAAGACCGCAAGATATCACTTACGGTGGCCATCCAATACGTGATTATAATGTGAAGCATTTAAGAGCTCAGTTTGGCTATGTGCCACAAGAACATTTTTTATTCTCCACAACGATACGTAATAATATTGCATTTAGTAATGAGGAGATTGATGATGACAGTATTTATGAAGCGAGTCGCTTAAGTCATATTCATGACGATATTATGGCTTTCCCCAATAGTTATCATACTGTAGTTGGTGAACGGGGTGTTTCTTTATCTGGTGGTCAAAAGCAACGTGTGTCAATCGCACGAGCATTGTTAGTAGACCCAGAAGTTCTTATCTTGGATGATTCATTGTCAGCTGTGGATGCGCAAACGGAAGAAGCTATTTTAGCTAATTTAGAAAGTGTGAGAAATGGTAAAACCAATATCATTACTGCACATCGCATGAGCGCTGTAAAACATGCAGACTTCATCATTGTATTGGATGAAGGGACAATCGTTGAAAGTGGTACTCATAACTCACTCATAGAGAAAAAAGGTTGGTATTATGAAACGTATCAAGCCCAAGCTTTACAAGATAAGTTATCACGTAACTTAGATCATCTTACGAAAGGGGGCGATGAAAATGACTGA
- a CDS encoding ABC transporter ATP-binding protein, whose product MTERTNLTAKDQGSALIRLFKYTLPYKGTITLAFIMLILSTVASMMTPYMVKIFIDDYLTPRHFPKDTMIWLIVIFLGIQIIGAITLYFSQYMFQYLAFKVIQQLRIDAFNKLGKLGMKYFDKVPGGSIVSRLTNDTETIVDMIIGVFSTFIMAFFMMIASYIMMFILDVKLALIALVFLPIIFIILATYRKYSAFLFTKTRQRLSDLNSKLAESIEGMRIIQAFNQEQRLNKEFNKINDEHYDYMLKTVKLDSLLLRPAISSISVFAVVMILGYFGVISFTTGITAGVVFAFVQYMERFFEPINQVSQNLNILQQALVSASRVFALIDDDTYEPQQHETNTHKIEDGKIAFKHVSFSYDGETDVLKDITFTANPGEMVALVGHTGSGKSSIVNLFMRFYEFNRGDIEVDGNSLKTIPKAELKEKIGLVLQDAFIFYGTIASNIKLYHPTMTFEQVKAAAAFVHANHFIEKLPEQYNHKVIEKGSAFSSGERQLIAFARTIATNPKVLILDEATANIDSATEEQIQKSLNEMRKGRTTLAIAHRLSTIQDADQILVLNRGEIVERGTHDQLIAQHGIYHNMYLLQNG is encoded by the coding sequence ATGACTGAACGTACTAACTTAACTGCAAAGGACCAAGGAAGTGCATTAATTCGGTTGTTTAAATATACGTTACCCTATAAAGGTACGATTACATTAGCCTTTATCATGCTTATTTTATCCACTGTGGCAAGTATGATGACACCGTATATGGTCAAGATATTTATTGATGATTATTTAACGCCACGCCATTTTCCAAAAGATACGATGATTTGGTTGATTGTTATATTTTTAGGTATACAAATTATAGGTGCTATCACCCTTTATTTTAGTCAGTATATGTTCCAATATTTAGCTTTTAAGGTAATTCAACAATTACGTATTGACGCTTTTAATAAATTAGGTAAATTAGGAATGAAGTATTTCGATAAAGTTCCTGGAGGCAGTATTGTATCAAGATTGACGAATGATACAGAAACAATCGTGGATATGATCATTGGTGTTTTTTCAACTTTTATCATGGCATTTTTTATGATGATTGCAAGTTACATTATGATGTTTATTTTGGACGTAAAATTAGCATTAATTGCACTTGTGTTTTTACCTATTATTTTTATAATATTAGCGACGTATAGAAAATATTCTGCCTTTCTTTTTACTAAAACGAGACAAAGATTATCTGATTTGAATTCTAAATTAGCAGAATCAATTGAAGGTATGAGAATTATTCAAGCGTTTAATCAAGAGCAACGATTAAATAAAGAATTTAACAAGATTAATGATGAACATTATGACTATATGCTGAAAACAGTAAAACTTGATAGTTTATTATTACGTCCTGCTATCAGTTCTATATCTGTTTTTGCAGTGGTCATGATTCTTGGTTATTTTGGTGTTATTAGTTTTACTACTGGCATCACGGCGGGTGTTGTATTTGCGTTTGTACAATATATGGAACGTTTCTTTGAACCTATTAATCAAGTGAGTCAGAATTTAAATATCTTACAACAAGCACTTGTATCAGCTAGCAGAGTATTTGCACTTATTGATGATGACACTTATGAACCACAACAGCATGAAACCAATACACACAAAATTGAGGATGGGAAAATTGCATTTAAACATGTCAGTTTTAGTTATGATGGTGAAACAGATGTACTGAAAGATATCACTTTTACTGCCAATCCTGGTGAGATGGTAGCATTGGTTGGCCATACGGGTTCTGGAAAGAGTTCCATCGTTAACTTGTTTATGCGTTTTTATGAATTTAACCGAGGTGACATTGAAGTCGATGGCAATTCACTTAAGACTATACCTAAAGCTGAATTAAAAGAGAAAATAGGTTTAGTTTTACAAGATGCATTTATATTTTACGGTACAATCGCCTCTAATATTAAGTTATATCATCCTACGATGACGTTTGAACAAGTGAAGGCTGCAGCAGCATTTGTACATGCTAATCATTTTATTGAGAAATTGCCTGAGCAATATAATCATAAAGTAATAGAAAAAGGGAGTGCTTTTTCAAGCGGTGAAAGACAATTAATTGCATTCGCGAGAACAATTGCTACGAATCCCAAAGTATTAATTTTAGATGAAGCAACTGCAAATATAGATTCAGCAACAGAAGAGCAAATACAAAAATCATTAAATGAAATGCGAAAAGGTCGCACAACTTTAGCAATTGCACATAGATTATCCACAATACAAGATGCGGATCAAATCCTTGTATTAAATCGTGGGGAAATCGTAGAAAGAGGGACCCATGATCAATTGATTGCGCAACATGGTATATATCATAATATGTATTTACTACAAAATGGATAA
- a CDS encoding GNAT family N-acetyltransferase: MADIKQGTNKFYIGDDENNPQAQITFKQQGDNQIDIDHTGVPEEFGGQGIGSKLVKSVVDYARENNLKVTASCPFAEAVIEKNSDYQDVYVG; the protein is encoded by the coding sequence ATGGCTGATATTAAACAAGGTACGAATAAATTTTACATTGGTGATGATGAAAATAACCCACAAGCGCAAATTACTTTTAAACAACAAGGTGATAATCAAATTGATATCGATCACACTGGTGTTCCAGAAGAGTTTGGTGGACAAGGTATTGGTTCAAAATTAGTTAAATCTGTTGTAGATTATGCACGTGAGAATAATTTAAAAGTAACTGCATCTTGTCCTTTTGCTGAAGCAGTAATTGAAAAGAATTCAGATTATCAAGATGTTTACGTAGGTTAA
- a CDS encoding metal ABC transporter solute-binding protein, Zn/Mn family, which produces MKKSILLILTCVCAVLLSACGDINKEEKQDVSSKNKLKIYTTAFAFKSFTEQIGGKYVEAESIYPPGADMHSFEPTQKEMINIAKGDLFVYSSEAMDPVAKTITRSINNDNLKLPLARNLSEDDFNANHKHEETAHEHEEAEHSHEHEDEHEGHEHGKNDPHVWLDPEMNKIFAKEIRDDLTKKDPKHQDYYDKNYQKIVKDIEDIDEQMKAITKDTKRDKVVISHDSIGYLANRYGFEQVGVSGMNNEEPSQRDLMDIVKNIKATGQPYVLYEQNISSKVTDVIQKESDTTPLGFHNMATLSKSEADKENISYQSLMKENIKSLDKALND; this is translated from the coding sequence TTGAAAAAAAGTATACTGTTGATACTGACATGTGTATGCGCTGTGTTACTCAGTGCATGCGGGGATATTAATAAAGAAGAAAAACAAGACGTCAGTTCTAAAAATAAACTTAAAATATATACGACTGCATTTGCATTCAAAAGTTTTACCGAACAAATCGGTGGTAAATATGTTGAAGCAGAATCTATTTACCCGCCCGGTGCTGATATGCACTCATTTGAGCCTACGCAAAAAGAAATGATTAATATTGCCAAAGGTGATTTATTTGTTTATTCCAGTGAAGCTATGGATCCAGTCGCAAAAACAATTACACGTTCTATCAATAATGATAATTTAAAATTGCCCTTAGCAAGAAATTTGAGTGAAGACGATTTTAATGCTAATCATAAACATGAGGAAACAGCGCACGAACACGAGGAAGCAGAGCATAGCCATGAACATGAAGACGAACACGAAGGTCATGAACATGGCAAGAATGACCCTCATGTGTGGCTTGATCCAGAAATGAACAAAATATTTGCGAAAGAAATCAGAGATGATTTAACGAAAAAAGATCCTAAACACCAAGATTATTATGACAAAAATTATCAAAAAATAGTTAAAGATATTGAAGATATTGATGAGCAAATGAAAGCAATTACTAAAGATACGAAACGTGATAAAGTAGTTATTTCGCATGATTCTATCGGTTATTTAGCTAACAGATATGGTTTTGAACAAGTGGGTGTTAGCGGTATGAATAATGAAGAACCAAGTCAAAGAGATTTGATGGATATTGTTAAAAACATTAAAGCAACAGGACAACCTTACGTTTTATATGAACAAAATATTTCTTCTAAAGTAACGGATGTCATTCAGAAAGAATCTGATACGACACCATTAGGTTTCCATAATATGGCAACCTTGTCCAAATCCGAAGCGGATAAAGAAAACATATCATATCAATCATTGATGAAAGAAAACATAAAATCATTGGATAAAGCTTTGAACGATTAA
- the aldA gene encoding aldehyde dehydrogenase, which produces MNKLFINNEFIESKSTDTADVINPATEEIIDTISFATESEVNDAVEKSKHAQLEWEKVPEPTRADHVKLLIPLLEQNKDTLAELYVKEQGKTLASAKGEIDKAIQFIDYMTSLSMSNKGEVLQNSHENETILLTKKPVGVTAGIVPWNAPIMVLMRKVIPAIVTGCSVVIKPSEATSLITLKLAELIRESTIPAGLVQILPGKGETVGTQLAQHPDIQLISLTGSMRAGKSVYAESASTVKKVNLELGGNAPALVTSNANLDKAVDYIVTARVNNAGQVCTCPERIFVHEAIHDTFINKLKGKMEQLKVGDPFNKDTDYGAIINQQQLDSIDDKVQDAVKNGADLITGGHKVDGAGYFYEPTILDKVNPQDSAFKEEIFGPVIPIVTYNEFEDAIEQANDTNAGLSSFIFSEDLKEIMTATERLKFGEVYANCEAEEVVNGFHAGWRESGIGGADGIHGLDEYYNTTVSYIRYD; this is translated from the coding sequence TTGAACAAATTATTTATTAATAATGAATTTATCGAAAGTAAATCAACTGACACAGCAGACGTAATCAACCCTGCTACGGAAGAAATAATAGATACAATTTCATTCGCAACAGAATCCGAAGTTAATGATGCAGTAGAAAAATCAAAACACGCCCAGTTAGAATGGGAAAAAGTACCTGAACCTACGCGTGCTGATCATGTAAAATTATTAATTCCATTATTAGAACAGAATAAAGATACATTGGCAGAACTATACGTTAAAGAACAAGGTAAAACACTTGCTTCAGCTAAGGGTGAAATTGATAAAGCGATTCAGTTCATCGATTATATGACTAGTTTAAGCATGAGTAACAAAGGTGAAGTTTTACAAAATAGTCATGAAAACGAAACTATTTTACTTACGAAAAAACCTGTTGGTGTTACTGCTGGCATCGTTCCTTGGAACGCGCCAATTATGGTATTAATGAGAAAAGTCATACCAGCTATCGTTACTGGCTGTTCGGTAGTGATTAAGCCAAGTGAAGCAACTTCTTTAATTACACTTAAACTTGCAGAACTTATTCGTGAATCTACAATACCTGCTGGTCTTGTACAAATTCTACCAGGTAAAGGCGAAACAGTTGGCACTCAATTGGCACAACATCCGGACATTCAATTAATCTCTCTTACTGGTAGTATGCGTGCAGGTAAATCTGTATACGCTGAAAGTGCTAGTACAGTTAAAAAGGTTAATTTAGAGCTTGGTGGTAATGCACCTGCGCTCGTCACTTCAAACGCTAATTTAGATAAAGCTGTTGACTATATCGTTACAGCAAGAGTAAACAATGCTGGTCAAGTGTGTACATGTCCAGAACGTATTTTTGTACACGAAGCGATTCACGATACATTTATCAATAAATTAAAAGGTAAGATGGAACAACTTAAAGTTGGTGATCCATTCAATAAAGACACGGACTATGGTGCTATTATTAATCAACAACAGCTTGATAGCATTGATGACAAAGTACAAGATGCTGTGAAAAATGGTGCTGACTTAATTACAGGCGGACATAAAGTTGATGGCGCCGGCTATTTTTATGAACCAACTATTTTAGATAAAGTTAATCCTCAAGATAGTGCATTTAAAGAAGAAATTTTTGGTCCTGTCATACCGATTGTGACATATAATGAATTTGAAGATGCTATTGAACAAGCAAACGATACTAATGCCGGATTATCGTCATTTATCTTTTCTGAAGATTTAAAAGAAATAATGACTGCTACAGAGCGACTTAAATTTGGCGAAGTTTATGCTAACTGTGAAGCTGAAGAAGTTGTAAATGGTTTCCATGCCGGTTGGAGAGAATCTGGTATAGGTGGCGCTGATGGCATTCATGGACTTGATGAATATTATAATACCACTGTATCTTATATAAGATACGACTAG
- a CDS encoding MarR family winged helix-turn-helix transcriptional regulator, producing the protein MDRTKESLNTFIGLNRTVDYLEQIVRTDVQRYGLNLTEFEVMELLYNKGDQPIQRIGQRVLIASSSITYVVDKLEEKGFVIRIRNEQDKRVTNASLTDQGHALMDDIFPEHAATLTSTFSVLTDEEMTTLKQALKKISAQSTEV; encoded by the coding sequence ATGGACCGTACAAAAGAATCATTAAATACATTCATTGGATTAAACCGAACGGTAGACTATTTGGAACAAATTGTTAGGACAGACGTTCAACGTTATGGCTTAAATCTTACAGAATTTGAAGTAATGGAATTATTGTATAACAAAGGTGATCAACCGATACAACGTATTGGACAGAGAGTATTAATTGCTAGCAGTAGCATCACATATGTTGTAGATAAATTAGAAGAAAAAGGTTTTGTAATCAGAATACGTAATGAACAAGATAAACGTGTTACCAATGCTTCGCTTACCGATCAAGGACATGCATTGATGGATGATATATTTCCAGAACATGCAGCAACGTTAACATCAACATTCTCGGTACTTACCGATGAAGAAATGACCACATTAAAACAAGCTTTGAAAAAAATAAGTGCTCAATCCACAGAAGTGTAG
- the mhqE gene encoding ring-cleaving dioxygenase MhqE, translating to MTNNQLLGIHHVTAITDDAERNYKFFTEVLGMRLVKKTVNQDDIYTYHTFFADDVGSPGTDMTFFDFPNVPKGTGGTNSISRSSFRVPNDAALEYYEQRFNDFEIKHDGIQTLFGTKVLPFEEVDGQRYQLVSDEHNTGVAPGTPWKNGPVPTDKAIYGLGPIEITVSYFEDFIKILEQVFGMKVKHEEENVALLEVGEGGNGGQVILRKDAEGPASRQGYGEVHHVSFRLKDHEAIEQWMEKYKELGIGNSGLVDRFYFEALYARIGHILIEVSTDGPGFMGDEPYETLGESLALPPFLEEQREYIESEVKPFNTKR from the coding sequence ATGACAAACAATCAATTATTAGGTATCCACCACGTAACTGCGATCACTGACGATGCAGAAAGAAACTATAAATTTTTCACAGAAGTATTAGGTATGAGACTTGTTAAAAAAACAGTAAACCAAGATGACATATATACGTATCACACATTTTTTGCAGATGATGTAGGTTCACCAGGAACAGATATGACATTTTTCGATTTTCCTAATGTGCCAAAAGGTACTGGAGGAACAAATTCAATTTCACGTTCATCGTTTAGAGTTCCAAATGATGCAGCGCTTGAATATTATGAACAACGTTTTAATGACTTTGAAATAAAACATGATGGCATACAAACGTTATTTGGCACAAAAGTTTTACCATTTGAAGAAGTGGATGGTCAAAGATACCAACTTGTATCAGATGAACATAATACAGGTGTTGCACCGGGTACACCATGGAAAAATGGTCCTGTACCAACAGACAAAGCTATTTATGGATTGGGGCCAATTGAAATTACAGTTAGCTATTTTGAAGATTTTATCAAAATATTAGAACAAGTCTTTGGTATGAAAGTGAAACATGAAGAAGAAAATGTTGCTTTATTAGAGGTCGGCGAAGGTGGCAATGGCGGTCAAGTAATTTTAAGAAAAGATGCTGAAGGACCAGCATCGCGTCAAGGCTACGGTGAAGTACATCATGTGTCATTTAGATTAAAAGATCATGAAGCAATTGAGCAATGGATGGAAAAATATAAAGAATTAGGTATAGGTAATTCTGGCTTAGTAGATAGATTTTATTTTGAAGCTTTATATGCACGTATTGGTCATATATTAATTGAAGTATCTACAGATGGCCCAGGTTTTATGGGTGACGAACCATATGAAACACTTGGAGAAAGTCTAGCACTGCCACCATTTTTAGAAGAGCAACGTGAATATATTGAATCAGAAGTCAAACCATTTAACACAAAACGATAA
- a CDS encoding VOC family protein — MEAIQHIHHISAIVGNPEENIQFYRDILNLKLIKKTVNFDDPSTYHLYFSNGNVDNGTILTFFNWPNAHKGRIGAGQVERIAFRIPKDAIAAWEQHLLENDINVERTQLFDKETLEFDDIHGLALALVEGEKNADNDKDIIGFHGVTMLSMDPIATARTLTNDMGLSQVSENDDYIHIETAGDWQHHVMVQKVAPEEHVRWGVSVVHHIAWSVPTDKDHRGWQVKMTGKGYHVTDVKDRNYFNAVYMKEHGGIIFEFATEGPGFTVDERFEELGTHLMLPPQYEEKREELLRHLPPIKI, encoded by the coding sequence ATGGAAGCAATTCAACACATTCATCATATTTCAGCAATTGTAGGTAATCCAGAAGAAAACATTCAGTTTTATAGAGATATATTAAATTTAAAATTAATTAAAAAAACAGTGAATTTCGATGACCCGTCTACGTATCATTTATATTTCTCGAATGGCAACGTCGATAATGGAACGATATTAACGTTTTTCAATTGGCCAAATGCGCATAAAGGTCGTATTGGTGCAGGCCAAGTTGAAAGAATTGCGTTTAGAATTCCAAAAGATGCTATTGCAGCTTGGGAACAACATTTACTAGAAAATGATATAAATGTAGAAAGAACACAGTTATTCGATAAAGAAACTTTAGAGTTTGATGATATACATGGTTTGGCATTGGCACTTGTTGAAGGAGAAAAAAATGCAGATAATGACAAAGACATTATTGGTTTTCATGGTGTAACGATGTTGTCGATGGATCCAATAGCGACTGCACGTACCTTAACAAATGATATGGGATTGTCGCAAGTAAGTGAAAACGATGATTATATCCATATTGAAACAGCTGGTGATTGGCAACATCACGTCATGGTTCAGAAAGTCGCACCGGAAGAACATGTACGTTGGGGTGTTAGCGTTGTACATCACATTGCTTGGTCTGTACCTACAGATAAAGACCATCGTGGTTGGCAAGTAAAAATGACAGGAAAAGGTTACCACGTAACAGATGTTAAAGACCGTAATTATTTTAATGCAGTTTACATGAAAGAACATGGTGGTATTATTTTTGAATTTGCGACAGAGGGGCCAGGGTTTACCGTTGATGAACGGTTTGAGGAACTTGGTACACATTTGATGTTACCACCTCAATATGAAGAAAAAAGAGAAGAACTTTTACGCCATTTACCACCAATTAAAATATAA
- the mhqD gene encoding methylhydroquinone degradation carboxylesterase MhqD has product MEHIFKEGEANAPTFILLHGTGGDENDLLPLGEVLNSKYNVLSVRGEVSENGMNRYFKRLGEGKYDIEDLEYRTERLITFLKEAADKYNFDLAQAIPVGFSNGSNIAISMMLHDDITFKKALLYAPLYPVDLVNNKDLSDVDVLLSMGENDPIVTVEASKNVIDIFESRGANVTQVWVNSHELTQAGIQAGQTVLNQ; this is encoded by the coding sequence ATGGAACACATTTTTAAAGAAGGCGAAGCAAACGCACCTACATTTATTTTATTACATGGTACAGGCGGGGATGAAAACGACTTGTTACCATTAGGTGAAGTATTGAATTCTAAATATAATGTATTAAGCGTTAGAGGAGAGGTTTCTGAAAATGGTATGAACCGTTACTTCAAACGTTTAGGAGAAGGAAAATACGATATCGAAGATTTAGAATATAGAACAGAGCGCTTAATTACATTTTTAAAAGAAGCGGCTGATAAATATAACTTTGATTTAGCACAAGCCATACCGGTAGGATTTTCAAATGGCTCAAATATAGCGATTAGCATGATGTTACATGATGATATTACATTTAAAAAAGCATTGTTATATGCACCACTTTATCCTGTAGATTTAGTGAACAATAAAGATTTAAGTGATGTAGATGTATTACTTTCTATGGGAGAAAACGATCCAATCGTTACTGTAGAAGCTAGTAAGAACGTAATTGATATTTTTGAGAGTCGTGGAGCAAATGTGACGCAAGTTTGGGTGAATAGTCACGAACTGACGCAAGCAGGTATTCAAGCAGGTCAAACAGTATTAAATCAATAA
- a CDS encoding membrane protein, giving the protein MNKLKEIIIVAFAFVGVVVGAGFATGQEIFQFFTSNGNFSVYGVFITGLIITVGGVFVLNTGYRLRSHSHTEPIKFYLPRTIATIFDVILTLFLFALAMIMTAGGVSTINESFDIPYGLSSFLLILVILLTLFLKFDRLITVLGMVTPFLVLIVTIIAIYYFSTGQFNFEAANSYANSEGRTDNWWWFDAINYGSLQIAAAFSFLSVMGGRLKFEKSTIWGGIFGGIIITFLLLMLNLGMVTEFAQITGVALPSLLLANNISPFIGVFMAIVMILVIYNTVVGLMYAFASRFTEPYSKSYYILITIMAIITFATTFIGFIELIGKVFPIMGIFGFILLIPIFIKGILKNKPE; this is encoded by the coding sequence ATGAATAAATTAAAAGAAATTATTATTGTTGCTTTTGCATTTGTCGGTGTTGTAGTAGGTGCTGGCTTTGCTACAGGGCAAGAAATTTTCCAATTTTTTACAAGTAACGGTAATTTTAGTGTGTATGGCGTTTTTATTACTGGCTTGATTATTACTGTTGGCGGGGTTTTTGTACTGAACACAGGTTATCGTCTGCGTTCACATAGCCATACAGAACCGATCAAATTTTACTTACCTCGTACTATTGCAACGATATTTGATGTCATATTAACATTATTTTTATTTGCATTAGCAATGATTATGACTGCAGGTGGCGTATCTACAATTAATGAAAGTTTTGATATTCCCTATGGTCTTAGTTCATTTTTATTAATCTTAGTTATTTTATTAACACTATTTTTAAAATTTGATCGCTTAATTACTGTATTAGGCATGGTTACCCCATTCTTAGTCTTAATTGTAACGATTATTGCCATATATTATTTTTCAACTGGCCAATTTAATTTTGAGGCTGCTAACAGCTATGCAAATAGTGAAGGCCGCACAGATAACTGGTGGTGGTTCGATGCCATCAATTACGGAAGTTTACAAATTGCTGCTGCTTTTAGCTTCCTTTCAGTAATGGGAGGTCGTTTAAAATTTGAGAAATCAACTATTTGGGGCGGTATTTTTGGTGGTATTATCATTACCTTCCTATTATTAATGCTCAATCTCGGTATGGTTACAGAATTTGCCCAAATTACAGGCGTTGCACTCCCATCATTATTACTAGCCAATAATATTTCCCCTTTTATTGGTGTATTTATGGCTATCGTTATGATTTTAGTTATTTATAACACAGTCGTAGGATTAATGTATGCGTTCGCTTCACGCTTTACTGAGCCTTATAGTAAATCGTATTACATTTTAATTACCATAATGGCAATTATTACTTTTGCTACAACTTTTATTGGTTTTATCGAATTGATAGGCAAAGTATTCCCTATCATGGGTATTTTCGGTTTCATTCTATTAATTCCAATATTTATTAAAGGTATACTTAAAAACAAACCCGAATAA